From Verrucomicrobiota bacterium:
CGGTGAGCTTCGCTTCCCGCCGCAGTCCAAAGTTCGAGCGGAGCTTGACGCGGGAGGAATTCCCGCTAGTCTGCGCGCCGCATTAAACCGATTCCTCTGCGGCGAAAACAGCCTTCGTCCTCACGAATCAATTCCAAAGGAACCAATGAAATCAGCGGTTATGACGGCCGCGTGCGCCTTGGTATGCAGCCTGGGTTTCGCCGCGGAAGAGAAAGGGGGGTTGAAAGACCAGAAAGACAAGGCCAGTTACTGCATCGGAATCAACATCGGCAACAGCCTGAAACAACAATCCCTCGACCTCAACCCGGAGAAGGTCGCGGCGGGAATTCGCGACGTGCTCTCCAACACGAAGCCGTTGCTCACGGAGCAGGAAATCCAGGCTACGCTCATGGAATTTCAGAAACAGGTGCTCGGCCAGCGGGCGGAGAAAGCCAAGAAAAACAAATCCGATGGAGAAGCTTTTCTGGCCGAAAACAAAAAGAAGAAAGGCGTCGAAACCTTGCCCAGCGGCTTGCAGTACTCCGTGATCACGTCTGGCAAAGGCCAAAAGCCGAAAGCCGCCGACACCGTCACCACGCACTATCGCGGCACTCTGATCGACGGCACGGAGTTCGACAGTTCCTACAAAAGCGGCGAGCCGGTGAGTTTCCCCGTTAAAGGCGTGATTCCGGGCTGGACCGAAGCGCTGCAGCTCATGCCCGTGGGATCAAAGT
This genomic window contains:
- a CDS encoding FKBP-type peptidyl-prolyl cis-trans isomerase translates to MKSAVMTAACALVCSLGFAAEEKGGLKDQKDKASYCIGINIGNSLKQQSLDLNPEKVAAGIRDVLSNTKPLLTEQEIQATLMEFQKQVLGQRAEKAKKNKSDGEAFLAENKKKKGVETLPSGLQYSVITSGKGQKPKAADTVTTHYRGTLIDGTEFDSSYKSGEPVSFPVKGVIPGWTEALQLMPVGSKWKLFIPSDLAYGESGQGPIPPHSALIFEIELIGIGGESPKP